A window of the Serratia sarumanii genome harbors these coding sequences:
- a CDS encoding MFS transporter yields the protein MSYRSKVAIVYLLGFFVDLINMFIANVAYPAIGQAMRASVSQLAWVSNGYILGLTLVIPLSAWLAQRIGGRRVFLLSLALFMLATFGAGNADSIGALIGWRTLQGMGGGLLIPIGQTLTYQLYRSHERAGLSAAIMLVGLLAPALSPALGGWLVDRLDWRWVFFANLPLAALALALAALWLRAETSATARKPLDGKGLLSACAALTLLLLGLTRLSEAGHQASGAALLAAGLLVLAYYLRHSLRTPQPLLNLRLVGDPLLRNAMGVYLCIPGLFIGVSLVAMLYLQNQLGMPAAQVGGLMLPWALASFLAITLTGKTFNRLGPRPLLIAGCLLQGAGMLTLAQIDQAGQHAWQIAAFALMGFGGSLCSSTAQSSAFLQIPDAQLADASALWNINRQLSFCLGVALLSLLLNLLLTGLPPAAAYRTCFILAGASVFIPLLLCLRLANRAIVRQLNAQQDAL from the coding sequence ATGTCTTATCGCAGCAAAGTGGCAATCGTCTATCTGCTCGGCTTTTTCGTCGATCTGATCAATATGTTTATCGCCAACGTCGCCTACCCCGCCATCGGCCAGGCGATGCGGGCGTCGGTCAGCCAACTGGCGTGGGTCAGCAACGGCTATATTCTCGGCCTGACGCTGGTGATCCCGCTCAGCGCCTGGCTGGCGCAGCGCATCGGTGGGCGGCGGGTGTTCCTGCTGTCGCTGGCGCTGTTCATGCTGGCCACCTTCGGCGCCGGCAACGCCGACAGCATCGGCGCGCTGATCGGCTGGCGCACCCTGCAGGGCATGGGCGGCGGCTTGCTGATCCCCATCGGCCAAACGCTGACCTATCAGCTGTACCGCAGCCATGAACGCGCCGGGCTGTCGGCGGCCATCATGTTGGTTGGGTTGCTGGCGCCGGCGCTGTCACCGGCGCTGGGCGGCTGGCTCGTCGATCGGCTGGACTGGCGCTGGGTGTTTTTCGCCAACCTGCCGCTGGCGGCCCTGGCCCTGGCGCTGGCGGCGCTGTGGCTGCGCGCGGAAACGTCGGCGACGGCGCGCAAACCGCTCGACGGCAAAGGGCTGCTGAGCGCCTGCGCGGCGTTGACGCTGCTGCTGCTCGGCCTGACCCGGCTGAGCGAGGCCGGCCATCAGGCTTCCGGCGCGGCGCTGCTGGCCGCCGGCCTGCTGGTGCTGGCGTACTATCTGCGCCATAGCCTGCGCACCCCGCAACCGTTGCTGAACCTGCGGCTGGTCGGCGATCCGCTGCTGCGCAACGCCATGGGGGTTTATTTGTGCATTCCCGGCCTGTTCATCGGCGTCAGCCTGGTGGCGATGCTGTATCTGCAAAACCAGCTGGGGATGCCCGCCGCCCAGGTCGGCGGCCTGATGCTGCCCTGGGCGCTGGCGTCGTTCCTGGCCATCACGCTGACCGGCAAAACCTTTAACCGCCTCGGCCCACGGCCGCTGCTGATCGCCGGCTGCCTGTTGCAAGGCGCCGGCATGCTGACGCTGGCGCAGATCGACCAGGCCGGGCAACACGCGTGGCAGATCGCCGCCTTCGCCCTGATGGGATTTGGCGGCAGCCTGTGCAGCAGCACCGCGCAGAGCAGCGCGTTCCTGCAGATCCCCGACGCTCAGCTGGCGGACGCCAGCGCGCTGTGGAACATCAATCGCCAGCTCAGTTTTTGCCTCGGCGTGGCGCTGCTCAGCCTGCTGCTGAATCTGCTGCTGACCGGGCTGCCGCCCGCGGCGGCCTACCGAACCTGCTTCATTCTGGCGGGCGCCAGCGTATTTATCCCGCTGCTGCTGTGCCTGCGCCTCGCCAACCGCGCCATCGTGCGCCAACTCAACGCTCAACAGGATGCTTTATGA
- a CDS encoding DUF4440 domain-containing protein, which translates to MNPYFTEVIDAHIAIERWLGKGAGEEQALLARFTPDFSMIALSGAPLDFAALCAFFRAHRAAKPGLEIEIEEMKLVAEWPTGAVVSYREKQSLPGQSATLRYSTVVFERQPNALGWRHLHETAAAQ; encoded by the coding sequence ATGAACCCGTATTTTACCGAAGTGATCGACGCCCACATCGCCATTGAACGCTGGCTGGGCAAAGGGGCTGGAGAAGAGCAGGCGCTGCTGGCGCGCTTTACGCCGGATTTCAGCATGATCGCGCTGAGCGGCGCTCCGCTGGATTTTGCCGCGCTGTGCGCCTTTTTCCGCGCGCATCGCGCCGCCAAACCGGGATTGGAAATCGAGATAGAAGAGATGAAGCTGGTGGCCGAATGGCCGACGGGCGCGGTAGTCAGCTACCGGGAAAAGCAGAGCCTGCCGGGGCAAAGCGCCACGCTGCGCTATTCCACGGTGGTCTTTGAACGTCAGCCCAACGCGCTCGGCTGGCGGCATTTGCACGAAACCGCCGCGGCGCAATAA
- the asr gene encoding acid resistance repetitive basic protein Asr, which translates to MKKVLALIVAATMGLSSVAFAADTAATAPATTTAPAATTTTAAPAAAAEKAPAKATHHKKAKHHKKAPAQKAQAAKKHHKKAPAQKAQAAKKHHKKAPAQKAQAAKKHHKKAGKKA; encoded by the coding sequence ATGAAAAAAGTATTAGCGCTGATCGTTGCTGCCACTATGGGTCTGTCTTCTGTTGCTTTCGCTGCTGATACTGCAGCTACTGCTCCGGCTACCACCACCGCGCCAGCTGCGACCACCACTACCGCTGCGCCAGCGGCTGCTGCTGAAAAAGCGCCGGCTAAAGCAACGCACCACAAGAAAGCCAAGCACCACAAAAAAGCGCCAGCCCAGAAAGCGCAGGCCGCTAAAAAGCACCACAAAAAAGCGCCGGCTCAGAAAGCCCAGGCAGCTAAAAAGCACCACAAAAAAGCGCCGGCTCAGAAAGCCCAGGCAGCTAAAAAACACCACAAAAAAGCCGGTAAAAAAGCTTAA
- a CDS encoding DUF883 family protein, whose product MFKKAERTERDIDQDVTLLADTLDEVLRESGDKTKEELKELHSKAKGVLRDARARFNGSTSLTQHARDAVDQADSYVRDKPWQGVGIGAAVGIVLGVLLARR is encoded by the coding sequence ATGTTTAAGAAAGCGGAAAGAACAGAACGCGATATCGATCAGGACGTCACTCTGTTGGCCGATACGCTGGATGAAGTGTTGCGCGAGTCCGGTGACAAGACCAAAGAGGAACTGAAAGAGCTGCACAGCAAGGCGAAAGGCGTGCTGCGCGACGCGCGAGCGCGGTTCAATGGCTCCACCAGTCTGACACAGCATGCGCGCGATGCGGTTGATCAAGCCGATAGCTATGTGCGTGACAAACCTTGGCAGGGCGTAGGGATCGGTGCCGCCGTCGGCATCGTGCTCGGCGTGCTGCTGGCCCGGCGTTAA
- a CDS encoding PLP-dependent aminotransferase family protein: MMPTFLTTLRLDSRLAEPLYRQIYLRIKDAIAQGSLAAGSRLPSVRGLASELGVARATVESAYAQLIAEGFLQSRGQAGTYVSPQLPHVPPGAVSAAPPLAAIAPDPLQPQGMLQPFQLGVPALDAFPRALWQRIVARRLRASTVASLALPPAGGLPELREAIAHYLHLSRGISCRPEQIFLCAGYPALLDWVVETLLHAGDAVWIEDPGYPVTRPLLRAAGVRPVAVPVDEQGMDVAAGMLTEPEARLAVVTPTHQSPLGVSLSLARRMALLDWAQQRGAWILEDDYDSEFRYHGRPLPPLKSLDVQGRVLYAGTFSKTLFPALRMAYLVVPVGLTETFACSSRLRGCGCPPLLQAGVADFIRQGHFYRHLKRMRPLYRQRREWLTQALERQLGAWLRVVPQQGGIQLLARLRDGVADTPLAAQAWQLGLAAQALSDWRIDHPAGQGLLLGFANFTRQEETERAVQGLAQLFKRLN, translated from the coding sequence ATAATGCCAACTTTCCTGACCACGCTGCGGCTGGACAGCCGGCTCGCCGAACCGCTGTACCGGCAGATTTACCTGCGGATTAAAGACGCCATCGCCCAGGGCAGCCTGGCGGCGGGCAGCCGGTTACCCTCGGTGCGCGGGTTGGCGAGCGAGCTGGGCGTGGCGCGCGCCACGGTGGAAAGCGCCTACGCGCAACTTATTGCCGAAGGTTTCTTGCAGAGCCGCGGGCAGGCGGGCACCTATGTTTCACCGCAGCTGCCGCACGTGCCGCCGGGCGCGGTATCCGCCGCGCCGCCGCTGGCGGCGATAGCGCCGGATCCGCTGCAGCCGCAGGGCATGCTGCAGCCTTTCCAGCTGGGCGTGCCGGCGCTGGATGCGTTTCCGCGGGCGCTGTGGCAGCGCATTGTCGCCCGCCGGCTGCGCGCTTCCACGGTGGCTTCCCTGGCGCTGCCGCCGGCCGGCGGCCTGCCTGAGCTGCGTGAGGCGATCGCCCATTATCTGCATTTGTCGCGCGGCATCAGCTGTCGGCCGGAGCAGATTTTCCTCTGCGCCGGTTATCCGGCGTTGTTGGATTGGGTGGTGGAGACGCTGTTGCACGCCGGCGACGCGGTATGGATAGAAGATCCCGGCTATCCGGTTACGCGCCCGCTGTTGCGGGCCGCCGGCGTCAGGCCGGTCGCCGTGCCGGTGGATGAACAAGGCATGGACGTGGCCGCCGGTATGCTCACGGAGCCCGAGGCGCGGCTGGCGGTGGTGACGCCAACCCATCAAAGCCCGCTCGGCGTCTCGCTCAGCCTGGCGCGGCGCATGGCGCTGCTCGACTGGGCGCAGCAGCGCGGGGCCTGGATCCTGGAAGATGACTACGACAGCGAGTTTCGCTATCACGGGCGGCCACTGCCGCCGCTGAAAAGCCTCGATGTTCAGGGGCGGGTGCTGTACGCCGGCACCTTCAGCAAAACGCTGTTCCCGGCGCTGCGCATGGCTTATCTGGTGGTGCCCGTCGGTCTGACGGAGACATTCGCGTGCAGCAGTCGGCTGCGTGGCTGCGGTTGCCCGCCGCTGCTGCAGGCCGGCGTGGCGGATTTTATCCGGCAAGGACATTTCTACCGCCATCTGAAACGCATGCGGCCGCTGTACCGCCAGCGGCGCGAGTGGCTGACGCAGGCGTTGGAGCGGCAGCTGGGGGCGTGGCTGAGGGTGGTGCCGCAGCAGGGTGGCATTCAGCTATTGGCCCGGCTACGTGACGGGGTGGCGGATACGCCGTTGGCGGCGCAAGCCTGGCAACTGGGGTTGGCGGCGCAGGCGTTGTCGGACTGGCGAATCGATCATCCTGCGGGGCAGGGGTTACTGCTGGGGTTTGCCAATTTCACTCGGCAAGAGGAGACGGAACGGGCGGTGCAGGGGCTGGCGCAGCTGTTCAAACGCCTAAATTAA
- a CDS encoding carboxymuconolactone decarboxylase family protein: MIKQRLNYAELAPAPYKNMVSALMALEKGALDKATIELMFMRVSQINGCAYCLDMHGKALRESGFSHAKLDTLAGWRVSHEFNERERAALEWAESVTLIAATGAPDSTFEALKAHFSDAEIADLTFAISIMNAFNRLAVSMRQ, encoded by the coding sequence ATGATTAAGCAACGTTTGAACTATGCCGAGCTGGCGCCCGCCCCGTACAAAAATATGGTAAGTGCGCTGATGGCGCTGGAGAAAGGTGCCCTGGACAAGGCGACCATCGAGTTGATGTTTATGCGCGTTTCGCAGATCAACGGCTGCGCCTACTGCCTGGATATGCACGGCAAAGCGCTGCGCGAAAGCGGCTTCAGCCATGCCAAGCTGGATACGCTGGCAGGCTGGCGCGTCAGCCATGAGTTCAACGAGCGCGAGCGCGCCGCGCTGGAATGGGCCGAGTCGGTGACGCTGATCGCCGCCACCGGCGCGCCGGACAGCACTTTCGAGGCGCTGAAGGCGCACTTCAGCGATGCCGAGATCGCCGATCTGACCTTCGCCATCAGCATCATGAACGCCTTCAACCGGCTGGCCGTCAGCATGCGCCAGTAA
- the nrdH gene encoding glutaredoxin-like protein NrdH has product MSIIIYSKPDCVQCNATYRAFDKQGIDYQVVDLTQDQQALNHVKSLGYQQVPVIIAGDDHWSGFRPDKIGALALTC; this is encoded by the coding sequence ATGAGCATTATTATTTACAGTAAGCCGGACTGTGTCCAGTGCAACGCCACCTATCGCGCATTTGATAAACAGGGGATTGATTATCAGGTGGTCGATCTCACCCAGGATCAGCAGGCGCTGAACCACGTTAAATCCTTAGGTTATCAGCAAGTTCCGGTAATTATCGCCGGAGACGATCACTGGTCCGGTTTCCGGCCGGACAAGATCGGCGCGCTGGCGCTCACCTGCTGA
- the nrdI gene encoding class Ib ribonucleoside-diphosphate reductase assembly flavoprotein NrdI, producing MNPLVYFSSSSENTHRFVEKLGLPAIRIPIAGARSKLLMEHPFILIVPSYGGGSAVGAVPIQVIRFLNVPQNRSYLRGVIAAGNTNFGAAYGIAGDIIAKKCQVPFLYRFELLGTTQDVENVRQGVTAFWQRQN from the coding sequence ATGAATCCGCTGGTTTATTTCTCCAGCAGCTCGGAGAACACCCATCGGTTCGTTGAGAAACTGGGCCTGCCGGCGATCCGCATTCCGATCGCCGGTGCCCGCAGCAAATTGCTGATGGAACACCCCTTTATCTTGATCGTACCCAGCTATGGCGGCGGCAGCGCCGTCGGCGCGGTGCCGATCCAGGTGATCCGCTTTCTCAACGTTCCGCAAAACCGTTCATACCTGCGCGGCGTCATCGCCGCCGGGAACACCAACTTCGGCGCGGCGTACGGCATCGCCGGCGACATCATCGCCAAAAAATGCCAGGTGCCTTTTTTATACCGCTTTGAGCTGCTCGGCACTACGCAAGACGTTGAAAACGTTAGACAGGGAGTAACCGCATTTTGGCAACGACAGAACTGA